In the genome of Panthera uncia isolate 11264 chromosome B3 unlocalized genomic scaffold, Puncia_PCG_1.0 HiC_scaffold_1, whole genome shotgun sequence, one region contains:
- the DUOX2 gene encoding dual oxidase 2 — MLWAKPKAVVLLGALLTASLDPAGGQDSPALSWEVQRYDGWFNNLRHHELGAAGFRLQRLVPANYADGVYQALGEPLLPNPRRLSDAAMRGTAGQASRRNRTVLGVFFGYHVLSDLVSVETPGCPAEFLNIHIPPGDPVFDPDQRGDVVLPFQRSRWDPETGQSPSNPRDLTNEVTGWLDGSAIYGSSHSWSDALRSFSGGQLASGPDPAFPRNAQSPLLMWTPPDPATGQRGPRGLYAFGAERGNRDPFLQALGLLWFRYHNVWAQRLAREHPRWGDEELFQHARKRVIATYQNIALYEWLPSFLQTTPPEYTGYRSFLDPSISPEFLAASEQFFSTMVPPGVYMRNASCHFQMVLNQGLGSSPALRVCNSYWIRENTNLNSAQAVNHLLLGMASQISEMEDRIVVEDLRDYWPGPGKFSRTDYVASSIQRGRDMGLPSYTQALKALGLETPKNWSDINPNVDPQVLEATAALYNQDLSLLELLPGGFLESHGDPGTLFNAIVLDQFVRLRDGDRYWFENTRNGLFSREEIAEIRNTTLWDVLVAVTNVNASALQPNVFIWHDGAPCPQPRQLTTEGLPRCVPLTVIDYFEGSGPGFGITIVALCCLPLVSLLISGVVAHFRGRERKRLQKKGKESVKREAAKDGVSAMEWPGPREKSYPITIQLLPDRRLQVLDRRLSVLRTVQLQPTQKVNLILSSNRGRHTLLLKIPKEYDLVLLFNSEEDRGTFVQHLQGFCVQWTLGLDVTELEENELFRRAVTKQQRARILEIFFRNLFAQVLDIDKADAGTLPLDSSQKVREALTCELSRAEFAESLGLKPQDMFVEYMFSLADKDGNGYLSFREFLDILVVFMKGSPEDKSHLMFTMYDLDANGFLSKDEFFTMMRSFIEISNNCLSKAQLTEVVESMYRESGFQDKEELTWEDFHFMLRDHDSELQRTQLCVRGGGESTNGVGDIFKPNISCRVSFITRTPGERSCSQELGLPASEAPELGGPVLKKRFGKKTVVPPPRLYTEALKEKMQRGPLAQKLRQYKRFVENYLRHIMCVAVFSAICAGLFAERAYYYAFASPPSGIAQTTFVGIILSRGTAASISFMFSYILLTMCRNLITFLRETFLNRYIPFDAAVDFHRWIAMAAVVLAILHSAGHAVNVFIFSVSPLSLLACVFPNVFVNDGSQLPQKFYWWFFETVPGMTGVLLLVVLAIMYVFASHHFRRRSFRGFWLTHHLYILLYVLLIIHGSFGLIQLPRFHIYFLVPALIYGGDKLVSLSRKKVEISVVKAELLPSGVTHLQFQRPQGFEYKSGQWVRIACLTLGTNEYHPFTLTSAPHEDTLSLHIRAAGPWTTRLREIYSPPMGDGCSRYPKLYLDGPFGEGHQEWHKFEVSVLVGGGIGVTPFASILKDLVFKSSLGSQMLCKKIYFIWVTRTQRQFEWLADIIREVEENDCQDLVSVHIYITQLAEKFDLRTTMLYICERHFQKVLNRSLFTGLRSITHFGRPPFELFFKSLQEVHPQVRKIGVFSCGPPGMTKNVEKACQLINRQDQAHFMHHYENF; from the exons ATGCTCTGGGCAAAGCCAAAGGCGGTGGTGCTCCTGGGAGCTCTACTGACTGCATCCCTGGATCCAGCGG GCGGCCAGGACTCACCTGCACTGTCCTGGGAAGTGCAGCGCTATGACGGCTGGTTCAACAACCTGAGGCATCACGAGCTCGGCGCAGCTG GCTTCAGACTGCAGCGTCTGGTACCAGCCAATTACGCGGATGGTGTTTATCAGGCTCTGGGGGAGCCGCTGCTGCCCAACCCGCGCCGACTCAGCGACGCCGCCATGCGGGGCACAGCCGGGCAGGCCTCCCGCCGCAACCGCACGGTGCTGGGGGTCTTCTTTG GCTACCACGTGCTGTCCGACCTGGTGAGCGTGGAGACACCTGGCTGCCCAGCCGAGTTCCTCAACATCCACATCCCGCCCGGGGACCCGGTGTTCGACCCCGACCAGCGCGGGGACGTGGTCCTACCCTTCCAGAGGAGCCGCTGGGACCCCGAGACCGGACAGAGCCCCAGTAACCCCCGGGACCTG ACCAACGAGGTGACGGGCTGGCTGGACGGCAGCGCCATCTATGGCTCCTCGCACTCCTGGAGCGACGCGCTGCGGAGCTTCTCCGGGGGGCAGCTGGCGTCGGGGCCCGACCCCGCCTTCCCCCGCAACGCGCAAAGCCCCCTGCTCATGTGGACGCCGCCCGACCCCGCCACCGGACAGCGCGGGCCCCGGGGGCTGTATG CCTTCGGGGCGGAGCGAGGGAACCGCGACCCCTTCCTGCAGGCGCTGGGCCTGCTGTGGTTCCGCTACCACAACGTGTGGGCGCAGCGGCTGGCCCGCGAGCACCCGCGGTGGGGGGACGAGGAGCTGTTTCAGCACGCGCGCAAGAGGGTCATCGCCACCTACCAG AACATCGCTCTGTATGAGTGGCTGCCCAGCTTCCTGCAGACAACACCCCCAGAATATACAG GGTACCGTTCTTTCTTGGACCCCAGCATCTCCCCAGAGTTCCTGGCAGCCTCTGAGCAGTTCTTCTCCACCATGGTGCCTCCTGGCGTCTACatgag AAATGCCAGCTGTCATTTCCAGATGGTCCTGAACCAGGGTCTTGGCAGCTCCCCAGCTCTCAGAGTCTGCAACAGCTACTGGATTCGGGAG AACACCAATCTGAACAGTGCCCAGGCGGTGAATCACCTGCTGCTGGGAATGGCCTCCCAGATTTCAGAGATGGAAGACAGGATAGTGGTTGAAGATCTGAGGG atTATTGGCCTGGCCCTGGCAAGTTCTCCCGCACAGACTACGTGGCCAGCAGCATCCAACGTGGCCGAGATATGGGGTTGCCCAGCTATACCCAAGCCCTGAAGGCTTTGGGGTTGGAAACCCCAAAGAACTGGAGTGACATCAATCCCAATGTGGACCCCCAG GTGCTGGAGGCCACAGCTGCCCTGTACAACCAGGACCTTTCCCTGCTGGAGCTGCTCCCTGGGGGGTTCTTGGAGAGCCACGGGGACCCAGGGACCCTCTTCAATGCCATCGTCCTCGACCAGTTTGTGCGGCTGCGGGATGGTGACCGCTACTGGTTTGAGAACACCAGGAATGG GCTGTTCTCCAGAGAGGAAATTGCAGAAATCAGAAACACCACTCTTTGGGACGTCCTAGTGGCTGTTACCAATGTGAACGCCAGTGCCCTGCAGCCCAATGTCTTTATCTGGCATGACG GTGCACCCTGCCCTCAGCCTCGGCAGCTCACAACTGAAGGCTTGCCCCGCTGTGTGCCCCTGACGGTGATTGACTACTTCGAGGGCAGTGGTCCTGGTTTTGGCATCACCATTgtggctctctgctgtcttccGTTAG TGAGTCTGCTTATCTCTGGGGTCGTGGCCCATTTCCGGGGCCGAGAGCGCAAGAGACTAcagaagaaaggcaaagagagtgTGAAGAGAGAAGCAGCCAAAGATGGGGTGTCAG CAATGGAGTGGCCAGGCCCCAGGGAGAAGAGCTATCCCATCACCATCCAGCTGCTCCCAGACCGACGTCTACAGGTCCTAGACAGGCGGCTGTCTGTGCTCCGCACTGTCCAGCTGCAGCCCACACAGAAGGTCAACCTCATCCTGTCCAGCAACCGCGGGCGCCACACCCTTCTGCTCAAGATCCCCAAGGAGTATGACCTG gtgctgctgttTAACTCTGAGGAGGACCGGGGCACCTTTGTTCAGCATCTGCAGGGCTTCTGTGTGCAGTGGACTCTGGGCCTTGACGTGACTGAGTTGGAAGAGAATGAGCTGTTCAGGAGGGCTGTGACCAAGCAGCAGCGGGCCCGTATCCTGGAGATCTTCTTCAGGAACCTCTTTGCCCAG GTGCTGGACATCGACAAGGCAGATGCAGGCACCCTGCCCCTGGACTCATCACAGAAGGTGCGGGAGGCCCTGACTTGTGAGCTGAGCAGAGCTGAGTTTGCCGAGTCCCTGGGCCTCAAGCCCCAGGACATGTTTGTAGAGTACATGTTCTCTCTTGCTGACAAAGATGGCAATGGCTACCTGTCCTTCCGGGAGTTTCTGGACATCCTGGTGGTCTTCATGAAAG gCTCCCCAGAGGACAAGTCCCACCTGATGTTCACCATGTATGACCTTGATGCAAATGGCTTCCTCTCCAAGGATGAATTCTTCACCATGATGCG gtccTTCATCGAGATCTCCAACAACTGCCTGTCCAAGGCCCAGCTGACTGAGGTGGTGGAGTCCATGTACCGGGAGTCGGGCTTCCAGGATAAGGAGGAGCTGACGTGGGAGGATTTCCACTTCATGCTGCGGGACCATGACAGCGAGCTCCAACGCACTCAGCTCTGTGTCAGAGGTGGAGGTGAAAGTAC aaatg GTGTTGGAGACATCTTTAAACCAAACATCAGCTGTCGAGTCTCATTCATCACTCGGACTCCTGGGGAACG atCCTGCTCTCAGGAACTAGGGCTCCCTGCCTCAGAAGCCCCAGAGCTGGGAGGTCCGGTGCTGAAGAAGAGGTTTGGCAAAAA GACAGTGGTGCCCCCTCCCCGGCTGTACACGGAGGCACTGAAGGAGAAGATGCAGCGGGGCCCCCTGGCCCAGAAGCTGCGACAGTACAAGCGCTTTGTGGAGAACTACCTGCGGCACATCATGTGCGTGGCGGTCTTCTCTGCCATCTGTGCTGGCCTGTTTGCAGAGCGTGCCTACT ATTATGCCTTTGCCTCACCACCCTCGGGCATCGCACAGACCACCTTTGTGGGCATCATCCTGTCCCGGGGCACGGCCGCCAGCATCTCCTTCATGTTCTCCTACATCCTGCTCACCATGTGCCGCAACCTCATCACCTTCCTGCGCGAGACCTTCCTCAACCGCTACATACCCTTTGACGCCGCCGTGGACTTCCATCGCTGGATCGCCATGGCTGCCGTTGTCCTAGCCA TTTTGCACAGTGCTGGCCATGCAGTCAATGTCTTCATCTTCTCAGTCAGCCCCCTCAGCCTGCTGGCCTGTGTCTTTCCCAACGTCTTTGTGAATGATGG GTCCCAGCTTCCCCAAAAGTTCTACTGGTGGTTCTTCGAGACAGTCCCAG GCATGACAGGGGTGCTCCTGCTCGTGGTCCTGGCCATCATGTATGTGTTCGCCTCCCACCACTTCCGGCGCCGTAGCTTCCGGGGCTTCTGGCTGACCCACCACCTCTACATCCTGCTCTATGTGTTG CTCATCATCCACGGCAGCTTCGGCCTGATCCAGCTGCCCCGTTTCCACATCTACTTCCTGGTCCCAGCACTAATCTATGGGGGGGACAAGCTGGTGAGCCTGAGCCGGAAGAAGGTGGAGATCAGCGTGGTGAAGGCGGAGCTGCTGCCTTCAG GAGTGACTCACCTGCAATTCCAACGGCCCCAAGGCTTTGAGTACAAGTCAGGACAGTGGGTGCGGATTGCCTGTCTGACTCTGGGGACCAACGAGTACCACCCATTTACACTGACTTCTGCGCCCCATGAGGACACGCTCAGCCTTCACATCCGGGCAGCAGGGCCCTGGACCACTCGCCTCAGGGAGATCTACTCACCTCCAATGGGCGACGGCTGTTCCAGATACCCAAAG CTGTACCTCGATGGGCCATTTGGAGAGGGCCACCAGGAGTGGCATAAATTTGAGGTGTCCGTGCTGGTGGGAGGGGGCATTGGGGTCACCCCCTTTGCCTCAATCCTCAAAGATCTGGTCTTCAAGTCATCGTTGGGCAGCCAAATGCTCTGTAAAAAG ATCTACTTCATCTGGGTGACACGGACCCAGCGGCAGTTTGAGTGGCTGGCTGACATCATCCGGGAGGTGGAGGAGAATGACTGCCAGGACCTGGTGTCCGTGCACATCTACATCACCCAGCTGGCTGAGAAGTTTGACCTCAGGACCACCATGCTG TACATCTGTGAGCGACACTTCCAGAAGGTGCTGAACCGGAGTCTGTTCACAGGCCTGCGTTCCATCACACACTTTGGCCGCCCCCCCTTCGAGCTCTTCTTCAAATCCCTGCAGGAGGTCCACCCACAg GTACGGAAGATTGGAGTGTTCAGCTGTGGCCCTCCAGGAATGACCAAGAATGTAGAGAAGGCCTGTCAGCTCATCAACAGGCAGGACCAGGCCCACTTCATGCATCACTATGAGAACTTCTGA
- the DUOXA2 gene encoding dual oxidase maturation factor 2: MTLWNGELPFYPQPRHAPGISVPLLIVILVFLALAASFLLILPGIRGHSRWFWLVRVLLSLFIGAEIVAVHFSAQWSVGGVNTNTSYKAFSAARVRAHVGLHVGLEGINITLTGTPVQQLNETIDYNERFNWRLGENYAEEYSEALEKGLPDPVLYLAEKFTPSSPCGLYRQYRLAGHYASATLWVAFCFWLLSNGLLSMPVPLYGGLALLTTGAFTLFSIFAFASISSVQLCPLRLGSATLTTHYGSAFWVTLATGILCLLLGVAVVSLHYSWPSALRTFLDRSGKDYGSQAKGSSPLILNNPLHKQFGALDLTTNTNL; the protein is encoded by the exons ATGACTCTGTGGAATGGTGAGCTGCCTTTCTACCCCCAGCCCCGGCATGCCCCTGGCATCAGCGTCCCACTGCTCATCGTCATTCTGGTGTTCCTGGCCTTGGCTGCCAGCTTCCTGCTCATCTTGCCTGGGATTCGTGGCCACTCG CGCTGGTTTTGGCTGGTGAGAGTTCTTCTCAGTCTCTTCATAGGCGCAGAAATTGTGG CCGTGCACTTCAGCGCACAGTGGTCAGTGGGTGGGGTGAACACCAACACATCCTACAAGGCCTTCAGCGCAGCACGAGTCAGAGCCCATGTTGGTCTGCACGTCGGCCTGGAGGGAATTAATATTACACTCACAG GGACCCCAGTGCAGCAGCTGAACGAAACTATAGACTACAACGAGCGCTTCAACTGGCGCCTGGGCGAGAACTATGCCGAGGAGTACTCGGAGGCGCTTGAGAAGGGGCTGCCAGATCCAGTTCTCTACTTGGCCGAGAAGTTCACCCCGAGCAGCCCCTGCGGGCTCTACCGCCAGTACCGCCTGGCGGGGCACTATGCTTCGGCCACGCTGTG GGTGGCTTTCTGCTTCTGGCTCCTCTCCAACGGGCTGCTCTCCATGCCGGTTCCGCTCTACGGGGGCCTGGCGCTCCTGACCACCGGTGCCTTCACGCTCTTCTCTATCTTCGCCTTCGCCTCCATCTCCAGCGTGCAGCTCTGCCCGCTCCGTCTCGGCTCCGCCACTCTCACCACTCACTATGGCTCCGCCTTTTGGGTCACCCTGGCCACCG GCATCCTGTGCCTCCTGCTGGGAGTGGCGGTGGTGAGTCTCCACTACTCTTGGCCCAGCGCGCTTCGCACCTTCCTGGACCGAAGCGGCAAGGACTATGGTAGCCAGGCGAAAGGGAGCTCGCCTCTCATCCTGAACAACCCACTGCATAAGCAGTTTGGAGCCCTGGACTTAACGACCAATACTAACCTCTGA